The genomic DNA CCCGCTCGGGCCTCTGGCGGCGGAAGCGGTACGGGTACTGGACACGGGTGATGTGAAGGGCTTCAGGGAACTCCTCGACCCCACGGTCGACCTCTCCCGCCACCTTTTCCGGCCTCCCACCCGCTTCTACAAGACGGGCGTGGTCTTCCTGGCCTGGCTGGCCGGCCACCAGGACCACTTCACGATGGTGGGCGGCCTCCAGTCGGCCCGCTCGCTCCCGCACCTCGCGAAGGCGTACGAACTCGCCGACGGCCTGGGCCTGTTCCCGAAGCCGGAACTGGCCGAGGCGCGGATGAAGACCCTGCTGTCGCTGTACGGAGTGAGCCGATGAGCGCGGCCCTGGAGCGTTTCTCGATCAACCAGATGACGGTCAAGCAGCTGGACCTGCCCGAACTGGTCGACGCCTGCCTGGAGTCGGGCGTCCCCGGCGTGGGCCTGTGGCGCGCGCCGGTCCAGTCGTACGGCGTCGAGGCGACGGCGAAGCTGATCCGCGACGCGGGCCTGTCGGTGACGACCCTGTGCCGCGGCGGCTTCCTCACGGCGATCGAGCCGGCCGAGCGGGCCCGGGCGCTGGACGACAACCGCCTGGCCGTCGACGAGGCGGCCACCCTCGGCACGGACACACTGGTCCTGGTGTCGGGCGGCCTCCCGGCGGGCTCGAAGGACCTGCACGGCGCCCGGGAACGGATCGCGGACGCGCTGGGCGAGCTGGGCCCGTACGCGGCGTCCCGGGGCGTACGCCTGGCCGTCGAACCGCTGCACCCGATGTACGCGTCGGACCGCTGCGTGGTCTCCACCCTGGCCCAGGCCCTGGACATCGCGGAACGCTTCCCGGCGGAGCAGGTGGGCGTCACGGTGGACACGTACCACATCTGGTGGGACGACACGGCTCCCGCACAGATCGCCCGCGCCGGTGCGTCCGGCCGTATCCACACCTTCCAACTCGCCGACTGGACGACGCCGTTGCCCGAGGGCGTCCTCAACGGCCGCGGCCAGATCGGCGACGGCGCGATCGACATGCGGGAGTGGAAGGGCTACGTGGAGGCGGCGGGCTACTCGGGCCCGATCGAGGTCGAACTGTTCAACGACGCGCTGTGGGCACGCGACGGCCGCGAGGTCCTGGCGGAGACCGCGGCACGGTTCGCGGAGCACGTGGGGTAGGGCTTGCCGGGCACTTTCGGGTTACGTGTGCCCTGGTTCGCCGGCACGCCGAAAATTTCTCGGAACACCGTGCAACCCTTCCCGTACTCCGCGGGTCGTACTTGGCATCAGGACTTCTGGAGGGGGATCCGGGGGGATCGCGGGGGTTCTGATTCGGAGGGGAAAGCAGAGGGGCCCGGTCGACAAGACCGGGCCCCTTGACGTTGTACGACGCCTGGGCGAAGCCGTACGACGCCTAGAAGAACACTCCGCAGCGCAGCAGCACGTTCGCGTACGGCCGTGCCTCCCCGGTGCGTACGATCAGCCGCGCGTTCGCCGACAGGGACTTCAGTTCCTCGTGCGGGACCAGCTCCAGCGCGGGGAAGCGCGTCTGGAGGAGCGCCGTCGCCCCGGGGTTCGCCTCCCGGACCTCGCGCGCGGCCGTCGCGCCTTCCACCACCAGCTCGTCCAGCAGCCCGTCCAGCACCTCCGCGAACGACGGCACCCCGGCCCGGAACGCCAGGTCCACCACCCGCGGCCCCACCGGGATCGGCATCCCCGCGTCGCACACGAGCACTCCGTGCCCGTGCCCCAGTTCGGCCAGCGCGCCGGCCAGGTGACGGTTCAGTATTCCGGCCTTCTTCACAGCGCCGCGACCTCCTCCGCCGTCGGGAACGACGCCTGGGCGCCGGAGCGGGTGACGGCGGACGCCCCCACCCGGGCCGCGTACGCCGCGGCCCGCACGAGC from Streptomyces avermitilis MA-4680 = NBRC 14893 includes the following:
- a CDS encoding sugar phosphate isomerase/epimerase family protein; the encoded protein is MSAALERFSINQMTVKQLDLPELVDACLESGVPGVGLWRAPVQSYGVEATAKLIRDAGLSVTTLCRGGFLTAIEPAERARALDDNRLAVDEAATLGTDTLVLVSGGLPAGSKDLHGARERIADALGELGPYAASRGVRLAVEPLHPMYASDRCVVSTLAQALDIAERFPAEQVGVTVDTYHIWWDDTAPAQIARAGASGRIHTFQLADWTTPLPEGVLNGRGQIGDGAIDMREWKGYVEAAGYSGPIEVELFNDALWARDGREVLAETAARFAEHVG
- the rbsD gene encoding D-ribose pyranase, which translates into the protein MKKAGILNRHLAGALAELGHGHGVLVCDAGMPIPVGPRVVDLAFRAGVPSFAEVLDGLLDELVVEGATAAREVREANPGATALLQTRFPALELVPHEELKSLSANARLIVRTGEARPYANVLLRCGVFF